One window of the Oncorhynchus gorbuscha isolate QuinsamMale2020 ecotype Even-year linkage group LG17, OgorEven_v1.0, whole genome shotgun sequence genome contains the following:
- the lclat1 gene encoding lysocardiolipin acyltransferase 1, protein MAVSVRGLYFVVTLFLGSFFGSIFMLGPVLPLMLLSPSWYRWITDRIVATWLTLPVALLELVFGVKVVITGDGFIPGERSVIIMNHRTRLDWMFLWCCLLRYSYLRLEKICLKAALKGVPGFGWAMQVACFIFIKRRWEEDRSHMENMLEYFCDIREPLQLLLFPEGTDLTDYTRARSDDFAEKNGLPKFEYVLHPRTTGFTFIVDTLRKGDNLDAVHDITVAYPKNIPQTERHLILGQFPREIHFHVRRYEASALPTSPSALQAWTQERWAEKEVRLRDFYAAEPRGFDREGMCRVPPCKTELRVALIKAASLFYWSSFIALSFAGLWLWAPLRLYFLVMMGVYFGQQKLIGGLELLELACHRYWKSVTGDEKEKVVDGKKE, encoded by the exons ATGGCGGTGTCTGTGCGTGGGCTGTACTTTGTGGTGACCCTGTTTCTGGGAAGTTTCTTTGGCAGCATCTTCATGCTGGGCCCTGTGCTACCTCTAATGCTGCTGTCACCCTCCTGGTACCGCTGGATCACAGACCGTATCGTGGCCACCTGGCTCACCCTGCCCGTG GCCCTGCTGGAGCTGGTGTTTGGGGTGAAGGTGGTGATCACGGGTGATGGCTTCATCCCAGGGGAGCGCAGTGTGATCATCATGAACCACCGGACACGTCTGGACTGGATGTTCCTGTGGTGTTGCCTGCTGAGGTACAGCTACCTGCGACTGGAGAAAATCTGCCTCAAGGCCGCCCTCAAAGGTGTGCCAGGCTTCG GCTGGGCCATGCAGGTGGCCTGCTTCATCTTCATCAAGCGTCGGTGGGAGGAGGACCGCAGCCACATGGAGAACATGCTAGAGTACTTCTGTGACATCAGAGAGCCCCTGcagctcctcctcttccctgagGGCACTGACCTCACCG actACACTAGAGCAAGAAGTGATGACTTTGCGGAAAAGAACGGCCTGCCTAAGTTTGAGTATGTGCTGCACCCCCGCACCACTGGATTCACCTTCATCGTGGACACTCTCCGCAAAG GAGACAACCTGGATGCCGTCCATGACATCACCGTGGCCTACCCCAAGAACATCCCTCAGACGGAGCGCCACCTGATCCTAGGGCAGTTCCCCCGGGAGATCCACTTCCATGTGCGCCGCTACGAGGCCTCCGCCCTGCCCACATCCCCTTCCGCCCTGCAGGCCTGGACTCAGGAGCGCTGGGCAGAGAAGGAGGTCCGCCTGAGGGACTTCTATGCCGCTGAGCCCCGGGGCTTCGACAGGGAGGGCATGTGCCGCGTGCCACCTTGTAAGACGGAGCTCCGCGTGGCTCTGATCAAGGCAGCATCTCTGTTCTACTGGAGCTCTTTCATAGCCTTGTCCTTCGCAGGCCTCTGGCTCTGGGCCCCGCTCCGTCTGTACTTCTTAGTGATGATGGGCGTCTACTTCGGCCAGCAGAAGCTGATAGGAGGGCTAGAACTACTGGAGCTGGCCTGTCATCGCTACTGGAAGTCTGTGACTGGGGACGAGAAGGAAAAGGTGGTGGACGGGAAGAAGGAGTGA